The Virgibacillus sp. MSP4-1 genome has a segment encoding these proteins:
- a CDS encoding DUF819 domain-containing protein — MLFSLIQSDDVWILWAFLAGWAAVSIYLEQKYAWASKVSGAIIALVGAMLLANLNVIPIESPVYDTVWSYVVPLAIPLLLFQSNLLRIWKESRRLLFMFFLSAIGTVAGAVIGFFLLKEYIPALDEITGMMTGSYIGGSVNLAALSAKFETPSELVSSAVVADNMMMALYFLVLMVIPALHFFRKHFKTPHVNEVEKWGADQEGNMAAAYWKGKEISLQDIGLAVGAAFTLVAISFTLADWFAGVIPAGEQETFLINALNGLFGDPYLMLTTITVLTVTVFSGFFEKINGAQEIGTYLIYIFFVVIGVPASLPLILQNAPLLFVLVFIMVALNMIISFALGKVFKFNLEDVIVASNANIGGPTTAAAMAISKGWSKLVAPILIVGTLGYIIGNYIGSVIGFWFSTF, encoded by the coding sequence ATGCTGTTTTCATTGATACAATCAGATGATGTCTGGATTCTCTGGGCCTTTTTGGCCGGCTGGGCAGCTGTGAGTATTTATCTTGAACAGAAATATGCTTGGGCGTCAAAGGTATCAGGTGCGATTATCGCTCTTGTGGGTGCGATGCTTTTAGCCAATTTAAATGTCATACCGATAGAGTCACCGGTTTATGATACCGTATGGAGTTATGTTGTTCCTCTGGCGATACCACTTCTATTGTTTCAGTCAAACTTGTTACGGATTTGGAAAGAGAGCAGAAGACTTTTATTCATGTTTTTCCTCAGTGCCATTGGAACAGTAGCTGGGGCAGTCATCGGATTCTTCCTATTGAAGGAATATATCCCGGCTCTGGACGAAATTACCGGCATGATGACAGGTTCTTATATAGGAGGCAGTGTGAATCTGGCCGCATTATCGGCAAAATTTGAAACTCCGTCAGAGCTTGTATCATCGGCTGTTGTTGCCGATAATATGATGATGGCTCTCTATTTCCTTGTATTAATGGTCATTCCGGCGTTGCATTTTTTCAGGAAGCATTTTAAAACGCCTCACGTAAATGAGGTAGAAAAATGGGGGGCCGATCAAGAAGGGAACATGGCAGCCGCTTATTGGAAAGGAAAAGAAATTTCGTTACAGGATATTGGACTTGCTGTCGGGGCAGCATTTACGTTAGTTGCTATCTCATTTACATTAGCCGATTGGTTTGCAGGTGTGATTCCAGCAGGTGAACAGGAAACTTTTCTAATTAATGCTTTGAACGGATTGTTCGGGGATCCTTACTTAATGCTGACGACCATTACTGTACTGACGGTCACTGTTTTTTCCGGATTTTTTGAAAAAATTAACGGAGCTCAGGAAATCGGCACTTATTTAATTTATATATTCTTTGTCGTTATCGGTGTACCGGCTTCCCTGCCACTCATACTGCAGAATGCACCCCTGTTATTTGTATTGGTGTTCATTATGGTTGCCCTGAATATGATTATTTCTTTTGCCCTGGGTAAGGTGTTTAAGTTTAACCTGGAGGATGTGATTGTGGCCAGTAATGCCAACATTGGCGGTCCGACAACCGCTGCAGCGATGGCCATTTCCAAAGGGTGGAGTAAGCTGGTGGCGCCTATATTGATTGTAGGTACTCTCGGTTATATTATTGGAAATTATATCGGATCGGTGATTGGCTTTTGGTTTAGCACTTTTTAA
- a CDS encoding acyl-CoA synthetase, with protein sequence MLERARRNTLGDLLARTRERMPDKFALAYRDQRLNYEELDDLVNQTARAFLEDGMKKGDMITVMSRNSLDFVIANFALARIGAVMIPINYMLTTDDVAYILDHAGVCGFIASEEYAPVLDQSAGYLEIKFRYLMDVPESSEISTELLGWTPLSAARKEQSAEFIDENIEDDELAHILYTSGTESRPKGVMLTHKSLISEYVSCMVDGDMSEQDVFVHALPLYHSAQLHCFLGPSIYLGASGIILDGANPEVMLETVEKEGATQLFCPPTVWIALLRHPDFDTRDLSSLEKCYYGAAIMPREVLKELSERLPKARFWNFYGQTEVAPLATALQPEDQIRKLGSAGKPSLNMQTKIVDDHDEEVPRGEIGEIVHRTPHAMKGYLYDPEKTAEAFKNGWFHSGDLGVMDEDGYITIVDRKKDMIKTGGVNVSSREVEEAIYQMDGISEVAVIGISDAYWIEAVTAVIVPKYNANLTEESVIEFCKDHLSTFKVPKHVAFKEELPKNPSGKVLKRALREEFEHLSRK encoded by the coding sequence ATGCTGGAGAGGGCAAGGCGAAACACATTAGGAGACTTACTTGCACGTACGAGAGAGAGGATGCCGGATAAATTTGCTCTGGCATATCGGGATCAGCGCTTAAATTACGAAGAATTGGATGATTTGGTTAATCAGACAGCGCGTGCTTTTTTAGAGGACGGGATGAAAAAAGGGGATATGATTACCGTCATGTCCAGAAACAGCCTTGATTTTGTGATTGCTAATTTTGCTTTGGCCCGTATTGGTGCGGTCATGATTCCGATTAACTATATGCTGACAACGGATGATGTCGCCTATATTCTTGATCATGCCGGGGTTTGCGGTTTTATTGCTTCCGAGGAATATGCCCCTGTTTTAGATCAGTCGGCCGGATATCTGGAAATTAAATTTCGTTATTTAATGGATGTTCCTGAATCAAGCGAAATTTCAACAGAGCTTTTAGGATGGACACCTCTGTCTGCAGCACGAAAGGAGCAGTCGGCAGAATTCATTGATGAAAATATTGAGGATGATGAACTTGCACATATCCTTTATACGAGCGGTACAGAATCCCGGCCAAAAGGGGTGATGCTGACACATAAAAGTCTTATAAGTGAATATGTCAGCTGCATGGTTGACGGAGACATGTCTGAACAGGATGTTTTTGTCCATGCTCTGCCTCTTTATCATAGTGCCCAGCTTCATTGCTTCCTTGGGCCAAGTATTTATCTTGGGGCAAGTGGCATTATTCTGGACGGAGCCAACCCTGAGGTCATGCTTGAGACGGTTGAAAAAGAGGGGGCTACACAGTTATTCTGTCCGCCAACTGTCTGGATTGCTCTCCTTCGTCATCCTGATTTTGATACCCGGGATTTATCCTCTTTGGAAAAATGCTATTATGGAGCTGCCATTATGCCACGGGAAGTACTTAAAGAACTTTCAGAACGTCTTCCTAAGGCGCGGTTCTGGAATTTTTACGGCCAGACCGAGGTTGCTCCCCTTGCAACGGCGCTTCAGCCTGAAGATCAGATTCGTAAATTAGGCTCAGCAGGAAAACCAAGCCTTAATATGCAAACCAAAATCGTTGATGATCATGATGAAGAAGTACCCAGGGGAGAAATAGGTGAAATTGTCCATCGAACCCCACACGCCATGAAAGGGTACCTTTACGATCCGGAGAAAACGGCAGAGGCCTTTAAAAATGGCTGGTTTCACAGTGGTGATTTAGGCGTAATGGATGAGGACGGGTACATAACCATTGTGGACCGGAAAAAGGATATGATAAAAACCGGTGGCGTCAATGTGTCGAGCCGGGAAGTTGAAGAAGCGATTTATCAGATGGATGGCATTTCCGAGGTGGCTGTGATCGGAATTTCAGATGCGTATTGGATAGAAGCAGTCACAGCTGTTATTGTACCAAAGTATAATGCGAACCTTACCGAGGAAAGCGTCATCGAATTCTGTAAAGATCACTTATCCACATTTAAGGTTCCGAAGCATGTTGCATTTAAAGAAGAACTACCGAAGAATCCGAGTGGAAAAGTCCTGAAGCGCGCTTTAAGAGAGGAATTCGAACATTTAAGCAGGAAGTAA
- a CDS encoding GNAT family N-acetyltransferase has product MNPILLDFPHEFETERLFIRMPKPGDGKVVYPAIQASINELKQWLPFAQNKQSEEESEINTREAYIKFLRREDLRLHIFLKETGEFVGSSGLHNIDWDIPKFEIGYWVHTKHSGRGYGTEAAAGITNFAFHELKAKRVEIQCDAKNDKSRAIPEKLDFSLEGILKNDELSVDGKSLRDTCIYAKIKA; this is encoded by the coding sequence ATGAATCCAATTCTGCTTGATTTTCCTCATGAATTTGAGACCGAACGCTTATTTATTCGAATGCCAAAACCAGGGGACGGGAAGGTGGTTTATCCGGCAATTCAGGCATCTATAAATGAGTTAAAACAATGGCTGCCATTTGCTCAGAATAAACAGAGTGAGGAAGAATCAGAAATTAATACACGGGAAGCGTATATAAAATTTTTACGGCGAGAGGATTTACGACTGCATATCTTTCTTAAGGAAACTGGAGAGTTTGTGGGTTCTTCAGGCTTACATAACATCGATTGGGATATCCCTAAATTTGAAATAGGTTACTGGGTACATACAAAACATAGCGGAAGAGGTTATGGCACAGAAGCTGCAGCGGGAATTACTAATTTTGCTTTTCATGAGTTGAAGGCTAAACGTGTCGAAATTCAATGTGATGCAAAAAATGATAAAAGTCGGGCCATTCCTGAGAAATTAGATTTTAGTCTGGAAGGAATTTTAAAGAATGATGAGTTATCTGTTGATGGAAAAAGTCTTAGGGATACATGTATTTATGCAAAAATTAAAGCATGA
- a CDS encoding DMT family transporter encodes MHPYILMIFVVLMYAGNILTGKAINELPPLTIAFFRLLVAFMVIFPIGYKSAREYSGTFMELKKPFLVMTLTGVTFFNTFIYGSLQFTTASKVSILETVIPVVTVILSAIFLKEHLGKVQWLGIVLSFVGALWVVMGGKIRTLTGLNWNIGDAIMIGAILCWSIYSIFVKRYMHHFPAYGALLVMTGISVIVLFPLVMVEWMLAGVPDLVHANLWSGLLYLGIFPSFIALLCYNRAVDQLGASQASIFLNFLPVVTMAGAFLWLGERITFMQIVGTLVVITGVLLTTQVRKKGSIHIKNKTKFSTTK; translated from the coding sequence ATGCATCCATACATACTTATGATTTTTGTAGTATTGATGTATGCGGGGAATATCCTGACGGGAAAAGCTATCAATGAATTACCACCATTGACTATTGCGTTTTTTCGCCTATTAGTGGCATTTATGGTTATATTTCCTATAGGGTATAAAAGTGCCAGGGAATACTCCGGTACCTTTATGGAATTAAAGAAACCATTTTTAGTGATGACCTTAACCGGGGTCACTTTTTTTAATACGTTCATTTATGGATCGCTACAGTTTACAACAGCTTCAAAAGTATCCATATTGGAAACCGTCATTCCTGTTGTGACTGTTATTTTAAGCGCCATTTTCCTGAAAGAGCATTTGGGCAAGGTTCAATGGCTGGGGATTGTTTTATCCTTTGTTGGAGCACTATGGGTGGTTATGGGTGGAAAAATAAGGACTCTTACAGGTCTGAACTGGAACATTGGTGATGCTATCATGATAGGGGCCATTTTATGCTGGTCCATTTATTCCATTTTTGTTAAAAGGTATATGCATCACTTTCCTGCTTATGGTGCTCTTCTGGTGATGACGGGGATTTCGGTTATTGTCTTATTTCCTCTGGTGATGGTGGAGTGGATGCTGGCGGGAGTTCCTGATCTGGTTCATGCAAATTTATGGTCGGGCTTATTATATCTGGGAATATTCCCTTCGTTTATTGCATTGCTTTGTTATAATCGTGCTGTTGATCAATTGGGAGCTTCGCAGGCATCGATATTTTTGAACTTTTTGCCTGTTGTGACGATGGCAGGTGCTTTCTTATGGCTGGGTGAACGAATCACATTTATGCAAATAGTAGGAACGTTGGTAGTAATTACTGGTGTATTGTTAACTACACAAGTCAGAAAGAAAGGAAGTATACATATAAAAAACAAAACTAAATTTTCCACGACAAAGTAA